The Nocardioides sp. S5 genome includes a window with the following:
- a CDS encoding CBS domain-containing protein, producing the protein MTGDVTGLMLRSPIVLAASEPLDEVRSVFDSSHVHMVLLTASGRVGERLLGTLVRGDLPPAGVGAAGTALAHARLDGRTVRAFTSAEDARRAMHAAGDRRLAVVDRDGRLLGLLCLKRSGDGFCTDAGVASRRAARTGAMTEPSRDA; encoded by the coding sequence ATGACAGGTGATGTCACCGGGCTGATGCTGCGCTCACCGATCGTCTTGGCGGCCTCCGAGCCCCTGGACGAGGTGCGGAGCGTCTTCGACAGCTCGCACGTCCACATGGTGCTGCTCACCGCGTCGGGTCGTGTCGGCGAGCGGCTCCTCGGCACGCTCGTGCGCGGCGACCTGCCTCCTGCGGGGGTCGGGGCGGCCGGCACCGCTCTCGCCCACGCGCGACTGGACGGCCGCACCGTGCGTGCCTTCACCTCGGCGGAGGACGCGCGCCGGGCGATGCACGCTGCGGGTGACAGGCGCCTCGCGGTCGTCGATCGCGACGGCCGGCTGCTGGGCCTGCTGTGCCTGAAGCGGAGCGGCGACGGGTTCTGCACGGACGCGGGGGTGGCGTCGCGGCGCGCAGCGCGCACGGGCGCGATGACGGAGCCGTCCCGCGACGCCTGA
- the nusB gene encoding transcription antitermination factor NusB: protein MAARSKARKRALDILFASELRSEDPVVALERAIEAGEGPTNAYTDTLVRGVVEHLERIDEVLSTYSKGWTLARMPAVDRNVLRIGVYELLWGDADVPDTVAVSEALHLVQDLSTDDSPAFVNGLLGSIQRDRSTLV, encoded by the coding sequence GTGGCTGCCCGTTCGAAGGCGCGCAAGCGCGCGCTGGACATCCTGTTCGCCTCCGAGCTCCGCTCCGAGGACCCCGTCGTCGCGCTCGAGCGCGCCATCGAGGCCGGTGAGGGCCCGACCAACGCCTACACCGACACGCTGGTGCGCGGCGTGGTCGAGCACCTCGAGCGCATCGACGAGGTGCTGAGCACCTACAGCAAGGGCTGGACCCTCGCGCGGATGCCCGCGGTCGACCGCAACGTGCTCCGCATCGGCGTCTACGAGCTGCTGTGGGGCGACGCCGACGTCCCCGACACCGTCGCGGTGAGCGAGGCGCTGCACCTCGTGCAGGACCTCTCCACCGACGACTCACCGGCCTTCGTCAACGGCCTGCTCGGCTCGATCCAGCGCGACCGCTCAACCCTCGTCTGA
- the malQ gene encoding 4-alpha-glucanotransferase: MLQREMPFDRRRAGVLLHVTSLPGSGSSGDLGDEAYRFVDFLGAAGCSVWQLLPLAPTHPAEGSPYDALSAMAGNTDLISSEHRAADGLDGPATLTDQQRARFSSWCAAQADWLEPYVEYAALRERHDLAPWPSWPPALRDRDARAVADALAPLADRVQMLRFEQWVFAVQWDRLRDHAASKGVLMFGDLPIFVSLDSADVWASRELFHLDEESRPITVSGCPPDYFSADGQRWDNPHYDWAAMAADGFGWWRRRITRQRELFDLVRIDHFRGLEAAWHVPADAPTAREGEWVPGPGAHLLSVLVDAAGPGTLVAEDLGVITEEVDELRLQFGLPGMKVLQFAFDGDRDNLHLPRRHEEQSVVYTGTHDNDTTLGWWDQLDDVDREQVRSCLVDPEESMPWALIRLAMQSRARLGVVPAQDILGLGNEARMNTPGTAGDNWSWQAPAGAFDDALASRVREVVAATGRLP, from the coding sequence ATGCTGCAGCGAGAGATGCCGTTCGACCGGCGGCGGGCGGGCGTGCTCCTGCACGTGACATCCCTGCCCGGGTCCGGCTCGTCCGGCGACCTGGGCGACGAGGCCTACCGGTTCGTCGACTTCCTCGGGGCCGCTGGCTGTTCGGTCTGGCAGCTCCTGCCGCTGGCGCCGACGCACCCGGCGGAGGGGTCGCCGTACGACGCCCTGTCGGCGATGGCGGGCAACACCGACCTCATCAGCAGCGAGCACCGGGCCGCCGACGGCCTCGACGGTCCCGCGACGCTGACGGACCAGCAGCGAGCCCGCTTCTCGTCGTGGTGTGCCGCTCAGGCCGACTGGCTCGAGCCCTACGTCGAGTACGCCGCCCTTCGCGAGCGGCACGACCTCGCGCCCTGGCCGTCCTGGCCTCCCGCGCTGCGGGACCGCGACGCGCGGGCCGTTGCCGATGCGCTGGCTCCGCTGGCCGACCGGGTGCAGATGCTGCGCTTCGAGCAGTGGGTCTTCGCAGTGCAGTGGGACCGGCTGCGGGACCATGCCGCGTCGAAGGGCGTGCTGATGTTCGGCGACCTGCCGATCTTCGTGTCCCTGGACAGCGCCGACGTGTGGGCGTCGCGCGAGCTCTTCCACCTGGACGAGGAGAGCCGACCGATCACCGTGTCCGGATGCCCGCCCGACTACTTCTCGGCCGACGGGCAGCGCTGGGACAACCCGCACTACGACTGGGCCGCGATGGCCGCGGACGGGTTCGGCTGGTGGCGACGCCGGATCACGCGCCAGCGCGAGCTCTTCGACCTGGTCCGCATCGATCACTTCCGGGGGCTCGAGGCGGCGTGGCACGTGCCCGCTGACGCGCCCACGGCCCGTGAGGGCGAGTGGGTCCCGGGACCAGGTGCGCACCTCCTGTCCGTCCTCGTGGATGCTGCTGGTCCCGGGACGCTGGTGGCCGAGGACCTGGGCGTCATCACCGAGGAGGTCGACGAGCTGCGCCTCCAGTTCGGCCTGCCGGGCATGAAGGTGCTGCAGTTCGCCTTCGACGGCGACCGCGACAACCTCCACCTGCCCCGTCGGCACGAGGAGCAGAGCGTCGTCTACACCGGCACCCACGACAACGACACGACGCTCGGGTGGTGGGACCAGCTCGACGATGTGGACCGCGAGCAGGTGCGCTCGTGTCTCGTCGACCCCGAGGAGTCGATGCCCTGGGCGCTGATCCGGCTGGCGATGCAGTCGCGCGCCCGCCTCGGCGTCGTACCTGCCCAGGACATCCTCGGGCTCGGCAACGAGGCGCGGATGAACACGCCCGGCACCGCCGGCGACAACTGGTCCTGGCAGGCGCCTGCCGGGGCCTTCGACGACGCCCTCGCCAGCCGGGTCCGCGAGGTCGTGGCCGCGACGGGGCGGCTCCCTTGA
- a CDS encoding aldolase/citrate lyase family protein — MAMDEVDVRNRWSSGSACHGLWSLLPGVVTADVLARTGADFVVVDLQHGVVSEVELPGITAAITAAGAVPLVRARSPLFADVGRPLDLGACGVIVPNVRDAEHAREVVAATRYAPAGGRSIGRLTGGAAQPLVIAMVETATALEDLDEVLAVEGLDGVYVGPGDLSLSLGLHGADHWPELRSVLSSIIARATAAGVPVGVHAYNGEDAAGYAAEGATIVTVAVDTVSLGEVMARHLEVGRSRAGADGR; from the coding sequence ATGGCGATGGACGAGGTCGACGTACGGAACCGGTGGTCCAGCGGGAGTGCCTGCCACGGGTTGTGGAGCCTGTTGCCCGGTGTCGTGACCGCCGACGTGCTGGCGCGGACCGGGGCCGACTTCGTCGTGGTGGACCTGCAGCACGGCGTCGTGTCGGAGGTGGAGCTCCCGGGGATCACCGCAGCCATCACGGCGGCGGGCGCAGTACCCCTGGTCCGGGCCCGGAGCCCGTTGTTCGCCGACGTCGGCCGACCGCTCGACCTGGGCGCCTGCGGGGTGATCGTGCCCAACGTCCGCGACGCCGAGCATGCACGCGAGGTGGTCGCTGCGACGCGCTACGCCCCTGCCGGGGGGCGATCCATCGGCCGCCTGACCGGCGGAGCCGCGCAGCCGCTGGTGATCGCCATGGTCGAGACAGCCACGGCCCTGGAGGACCTGGACGAGGTGCTGGCCGTCGAGGGGCTGGACGGTGTGTACGTCGGTCCCGGCGACCTGTCGCTGTCGCTGGGGCTCCATGGCGCGGACCATTGGCCGGAGCTGCGCAGCGTCCTGTCCTCGATCATCGCCCGGGCCACTGCAGCCGGGGTGCCGGTGGGTGTCCACGCCTACAACGGCGAGGACGCGGCGGGCTACGCCGCTGAGGGGGCGACCATCGTGACCGTCGCCGTGGACACCGTCTCGCTCGGCGAGGTCATGGCGCGGCACCTCGAGGTCGGCCGCAGCCGGGCGGGGGCGGACGGTCGCTGA
- a CDS encoding DUF1206 domain-containing protein: MTPTDTAKSAHQSDWLDHAIRAGLIAYGVVHLLIGWLALQLAFGEKEDSASNSGALQYLAEQPMGRVLVWGIAVGMLLLVIWRVLEFAFGFRDESDDTKRWRKRATSLGKAVIYGALGWSAVQTATGSGGGGGTDGTTAKIMQLPGGQLIVGAIGLAIIGYGISLIVRGWTEKFREHLDAQGQSGQDGSAYVKLGKAGYIAKGVAISVIGGLFLYAAITHEAKKSGGLDQALQTVLEQPFGPVLLTLVGAGIAAYGLFCFARAKHLSR; encoded by the coding sequence ATGACCCCCACCGACACGGCCAAGTCCGCCCACCAGAGCGACTGGCTGGACCACGCGATCCGGGCGGGACTGATTGCCTACGGTGTCGTCCACCTGCTCATCGGCTGGCTCGCCCTCCAGCTCGCCTTCGGCGAGAAGGAGGACAGCGCCTCCAACAGCGGTGCGCTGCAGTACCTCGCCGAGCAGCCGATGGGTCGCGTGCTGGTCTGGGGCATCGCCGTCGGCATGCTGCTGCTCGTCATCTGGCGCGTGCTGGAGTTCGCCTTCGGCTTCCGCGACGAGTCCGACGACACGAAGCGCTGGCGCAAGCGCGCCACGTCGCTCGGCAAGGCCGTCATCTACGGCGCCCTCGGCTGGAGCGCGGTGCAGACCGCCACCGGCAGCGGCGGCGGTGGCGGCACCGACGGCACGACCGCGAAGATCATGCAGCTGCCTGGCGGGCAGCTGATCGTCGGCGCCATCGGTCTGGCGATCATCGGCTACGGCATCTCGCTCATCGTCCGGGGCTGGACCGAGAAGTTCCGCGAGCACCTCGACGCGCAGGGGCAGTCCGGCCAGGACGGCTCGGCCTACGTCAAGCTCGGCAAGGCCGGCTACATCGCCAAGGGTGTCGCGATCTCGGTCATCGGCGGACTCTTCCTCTATGCCGCGATCACCCACGAGGCGAAGAAGTCCGGCGGCCTCGACCAGGCGCTGCAGACCGTGCTGGAGCAGCCCTTCGGCCCGGTGCTGCTGACGCTCGTCGGCGCCGGCATCGCGGCGTACGGCCTGTTCTGCTTCGCGCGCGCCAAGCACCTCTCGCGCTGA
- a CDS encoding ATP-dependent DNA ligase encodes MLLAELVATSTSVAATRSRKAKVAALAETLARVEPDELEVVVSYLGGALRQRRTGLGHRGLTALPPPADEPSLSVLDVHEAFELMSTIAGPGSQQARRDAVTALFGRATAPEQAWLRAVVTGNVRQGALDAVTQEAVAQVAGVPLAAVRRAAMLAGSTVAAAGAAFAGEEALAEIGLEVGRPIMPMLASSAPDVAAAMAGLSPDGTTEVAIDAKLDGIRIQVHRDGDDVVVVTRSLDDITGRLPEVVEVARSLPAERFVLDGEALALSEDGRPMAFQDTASRTAQDTGVAVTPHFFDLLHVDGRDMLDSPGHERLAALDALVPEQHRVRRLVTSDPAEADTFATETVAAGHEGVVLKDLSAPYAAGRRGSAWVKVKPVHTLDLVVLAVEWGSGRREGWLSNIHLGARDDSSPSDFVMLGKTFKGMTDEMLTWQTERFTELATSPVDRSSYVVHVRPEQVVEIAFDGLQRSTRYPGGVALRFARVIRYRDDKTAAEADTIEQVRAHVAT; translated from the coding sequence ATGCTGCTCGCCGAGCTCGTCGCCACGTCCACGTCGGTGGCTGCCACCCGCTCCCGCAAGGCCAAGGTCGCGGCCCTCGCCGAGACGCTCGCGCGCGTGGAGCCCGATGAGCTCGAGGTGGTCGTGTCCTACCTCGGCGGCGCGTTGCGCCAGCGGCGCACCGGCCTGGGCCACCGTGGTCTGACCGCCCTCCCGCCCCCGGCCGACGAGCCGTCGCTGTCGGTGCTCGACGTGCACGAGGCCTTCGAGCTGATGTCGACCATCGCCGGGCCCGGCTCCCAGCAGGCGCGACGCGACGCGGTCACCGCGCTCTTCGGCCGCGCGACCGCCCCCGAGCAGGCGTGGCTGCGCGCGGTCGTCACCGGCAACGTCCGCCAGGGCGCGCTCGACGCGGTCACCCAGGAGGCGGTCGCGCAGGTCGCCGGCGTCCCCCTCGCCGCCGTACGCCGTGCCGCGATGCTCGCCGGCAGCACGGTCGCGGCCGCCGGGGCGGCGTTCGCGGGCGAGGAGGCGCTGGCCGAGATCGGCCTGGAGGTGGGACGCCCGATCATGCCGATGCTCGCCTCCAGCGCCCCCGACGTGGCCGCCGCGATGGCCGGCCTCTCCCCCGACGGCACGACCGAGGTCGCGATCGACGCCAAGCTCGACGGCATCCGGATCCAGGTGCACCGCGACGGCGACGACGTGGTCGTGGTGACCCGCAGCCTCGACGACATCACCGGGCGGCTGCCCGAGGTCGTCGAGGTCGCCCGGTCCCTGCCCGCCGAGCGCTTCGTCCTCGACGGGGAGGCGCTCGCGCTGTCCGAAGACGGGCGGCCGATGGCCTTCCAGGACACCGCGAGCCGCACTGCCCAGGACACCGGCGTCGCGGTCACCCCGCACTTCTTCGACCTGCTCCACGTCGACGGCCGCGACATGCTCGACTCCCCCGGCCACGAGCGCCTCGCCGCGCTCGACGCGCTCGTGCCGGAGCAGCACCGCGTACGCCGTCTCGTCACCTCCGACCCTGCCGAGGCCGACACATTCGCCACCGAGACCGTCGCCGCGGGCCACGAGGGAGTCGTGCTCAAGGACCTGTCGGCGCCGTACGCCGCCGGTCGCCGCGGCTCGGCCTGGGTGAAGGTCAAGCCGGTGCACACCCTCGACCTCGTCGTGCTGGCCGTCGAGTGGGGCTCCGGGCGGCGCGAGGGGTGGCTCTCCAACATCCACCTCGGCGCGCGCGACGACTCCTCGCCGTCGGACTTCGTGATGCTCGGCAAGACCTTCAAGGGCATGACCGACGAGATGCTCACCTGGCAGACCGAGCGCTTCACCGAGCTGGCCACCTCACCGGTCGACCGCAGCTCCTACGTCGTGCATGTCCGGCCCGAGCAGGTCGTCGAGATCGCCTTCGACGGCCTCCAGCGCTCCACGCGCTACCCCGGCGGCGTCGCGCTCCGCTTCGCGCGCGTGATTCGCTACCGCGACGACAAGACAGCAGCCGAGGCAGACACGATCGAGCAGGTCCGCGCACACGTGGCCACCTGA
- a CDS encoding TetR/AcrR family transcriptional regulator, protein MTSEPSAPPTTGRSGTAAARRRVREAEIISATRGLFDERGVRDAQIEDIAKAVGINRAIIYRHFTGKEELFSLTLVEYLDELRVALEQGAASTDEPRAQLEALVEAFVDYGLAHPAFVDCAQAIMRRPGGDLLEEVSESAMFRLGQAINGCLSVLTRTIEAGAASGDFRVDDPRLLANMLYASGLGTLQLGRVAMLVSEDAPGVPRISRVTAQQVRDHMVTTALAVASAPPR, encoded by the coding sequence ATGACCTCCGAGCCGTCCGCCCCGCCGACCACCGGACGCAGCGGCACCGCTGCGGCACGGCGCCGGGTGCGCGAGGCCGAGATCATCTCCGCGACCCGCGGGCTCTTCGACGAGCGCGGCGTCCGCGACGCCCAGATCGAGGACATCGCCAAGGCGGTCGGCATCAACCGGGCGATCATCTACCGCCACTTCACCGGCAAGGAGGAGCTCTTCAGCCTCACGCTCGTGGAGTACCTCGACGAGCTGCGGGTCGCGCTCGAGCAGGGTGCGGCCTCGACCGACGAGCCCCGCGCCCAGCTCGAGGCACTGGTGGAGGCGTTCGTCGACTACGGCCTGGCCCACCCCGCCTTCGTCGACTGCGCCCAGGCGATCATGCGGCGCCCCGGCGGCGACCTCCTCGAGGAGGTCAGCGAGAGCGCGATGTTCCGCCTCGGACAGGCCATCAACGGCTGCCTGTCGGTGCTGACCCGCACCATCGAGGCCGGAGCCGCCAGTGGCGACTTCCGCGTCGACGACCCGCGGCTGCTGGCCAACATGCTCTACGCCAGCGGGCTCGGGACCCTCCAGCTCGGCCGCGTGGCCATGCTCGTCTCCGAGGACGCGCCCGGCGTACCCCGCATCAGCCGCGTCACTGCGCAGCAGGTGCGCGACCACATGGTCACCACCGCGCTCGCGGTAGCTTCTGCGCCTCCCCGCTGA
- the efp gene encoding elongation factor P, which translates to MASTNDLKNGMVLKIEGQLWAVVEFQHVKPGKGPAFVRTKLRNVESGKNVDKTFNAGTKVETANVDKRTMQYLYNDGSSYVFMDTSTYEQLEVAPEIVGDAKNFMLENQEAIVATNEGRVLFIELPASVELLIAETEPGLQGDRSTGGTKPATLETGHQIAVPLFITSGEKVKVDTRDSSYLGRVKG; encoded by the coding sequence ATGGCAAGCACCAACGACCTCAAGAACGGCATGGTCCTCAAGATCGAGGGCCAGCTCTGGGCCGTCGTCGAGTTCCAGCACGTCAAGCCCGGCAAGGGCCCGGCCTTCGTGCGCACCAAGCTCCGCAACGTGGAGTCGGGCAAGAACGTCGACAAGACCTTCAACGCCGGCACCAAGGTCGAGACGGCCAACGTCGACAAGCGGACCATGCAGTACCTCTACAACGACGGCTCGTCCTACGTCTTCATGGACACCAGCACCTACGAGCAGCTCGAGGTCGCGCCGGAGATCGTGGGCGACGCCAAGAACTTCATGCTGGAGAACCAGGAGGCGATCGTCGCCACCAACGAGGGCCGCGTGCTCTTCATCGAGCTGCCGGCCTCGGTCGAGCTGCTCATCGCCGAGACCGAGCCGGGCCTGCAGGGCGACCGCTCCACCGGCGGCACCAAGCCCGCCACGCTCGAGACCGGCCACCAGATCGCCGTGCCGCTCTTCATCACCTCCGGCGAGAAGGTCAAGGTCGACACCCGCGACTCGTCCTACCTCGGCCGCGTCAAGGGCTGA
- a CDS encoding aminoglycoside phosphotransferase family protein has translation MQTSTHGLTLGEREVRKEFVADHGWEAEREWACLTLLAEHAPGLAPRPLRREDGERPVIVMERISGDPLAPRPLTAGQTEALGAALRRLYDVPVQAVTDAGIGPRRYGAAEHAQVMVEWLADDHDLRECRDPGLVGEALDAARAFVADPPVPEPRFTALGIADLNPANVLWDGRDVRLVDFEDGGLSDPAYELADHVEHLGGRLPGVYDARALADAVGLDARDRERMAAYRPLWAVFWLAMLLPGNGGWRRNPPGTTEAQAEHFMALAGHH, from the coding sequence GTGCAGACCTCCACCCACGGCCTCACCCTCGGTGAGCGCGAGGTGCGCAAGGAGTTCGTCGCCGACCACGGCTGGGAGGCCGAGCGGGAGTGGGCCTGCCTGACGCTGCTCGCGGAGCACGCGCCCGGCCTCGCGCCGCGGCCGTTGCGCCGCGAGGACGGGGAGAGGCCGGTGATCGTGATGGAGCGGATCTCCGGCGACCCGCTCGCACCGCGGCCGCTGACGGCCGGCCAGACGGAGGCGCTCGGTGCCGCGCTGCGCCGGTTGTACGACGTACCGGTGCAGGCAGTGACGGACGCGGGCATCGGCCCGCGGAGGTACGGCGCCGCCGAGCACGCACAGGTGATGGTCGAGTGGCTGGCGGACGACCACGACCTCCGGGAGTGCCGCGACCCGGGGTTGGTCGGCGAGGCGCTCGACGCCGCGCGTGCCTTCGTCGCCGACCCGCCGGTGCCCGAACCCCGGTTCACCGCACTCGGGATCGCCGACCTCAACCCGGCCAACGTGCTCTGGGACGGCCGCGACGTGCGGCTCGTCGACTTCGAGGACGGCGGCCTCAGCGACCCGGCGTACGAGCTCGCCGACCACGTCGAGCACCTCGGCGGCCGCCTCCCGGGGGTGTACGACGCCCGCGCACTGGCCGACGCTGTCGGGCTCGACGCCCGGGACCGCGAGCGGATGGCGGCCTACCGGCCGCTGTGGGCGGTGTTCTGGCTGGCGATGCTCCTGCCCGGCAACGGCGGGTGGCGCCGCAACCCGCCGGGCACGACGGAGGCGCAGGCCGAGCATTTCATGGCTCTCGCGGGCCACCACTAG
- a CDS encoding NAD(P)H-binding protein: protein MRITIFGGHGKVALLLAPLLVEAGHEVSSVVRNPEHVSDVEATGATAVVSSLEDADTAALTELLSGQDGVVWSAGAGGGSPERTDAVDRDAAIRSMDAAVAAGVKRYVMVSFSGASTEHLVPEDDSFRRYQDAKIAADEHLRGTDLGWTILGPGALTEDPADGRVNPAASSGNGDESPRELVAQVAAAVLADDRASRTTLVFGKGDVPIDDWLSSL, encoded by the coding sequence ATGCGCATCACGATCTTCGGCGGCCACGGCAAGGTGGCCCTCCTTCTCGCTCCCCTGCTCGTCGAGGCCGGCCACGAGGTCAGCTCCGTCGTCCGCAACCCCGAGCACGTCTCCGACGTCGAGGCCACCGGCGCGACCGCGGTGGTCTCCTCGCTCGAGGACGCCGACACCGCTGCCCTGACCGAGCTCCTCTCCGGCCAGGACGGCGTCGTGTGGTCAGCCGGTGCCGGCGGCGGCAGTCCCGAGCGCACCGACGCTGTCGACCGCGACGCCGCGATCCGCTCGATGGACGCCGCGGTCGCGGCAGGTGTGAAGCGCTACGTCATGGTGTCCTTCTCGGGCGCCTCGACCGAGCACCTCGTGCCCGAGGACGACTCGTTCCGTCGCTACCAGGACGCCAAGATCGCCGCCGACGAGCACCTGCGCGGCACCGACCTCGGCTGGACGATCCTCGGCCCCGGGGCGCTCACCGAGGACCCGGCCGACGGGCGCGTCAACCCTGCCGCCAGCTCCGGCAACGGCGACGAGTCGCCCCGCGAGCTCGTGGCCCAGGTGGCTGCCGCCGTGCTGGCCGACGACCGTGCCTCGCGCACGACGCTCGTCTTCGGCAAGGGCGACGTGCCGATCGACGACTGGCTCTCCTCTCTGTGA
- a CDS encoding FMN-binding negative transcriptional regulator → MTDPELYVPRFNVMDADDVRPFVAAVATAQLVTVGADGLPDATFLPVLWEDDRLVGHLARANAHWRRIVDGSPALAIVTGSDTYVSPSWYATKAEHGKVVPTWNYSVVHLRGSIVVHDDPAWVRDLVTRLTDHHEQPRDEPWAVSDAPDDYVAKNLRPIVGVELVVSSVEAKAKLSQNRSAEDRAGVARGLAADGRDPSGLVEL, encoded by the coding sequence GTGACCGACCCCGAGCTCTACGTCCCGCGCTTCAACGTGATGGACGCCGACGACGTACGCCCCTTCGTCGCGGCGGTCGCGACCGCACAGCTGGTCACCGTCGGCGCCGACGGCCTGCCCGACGCGACCTTTCTCCCGGTGCTGTGGGAGGACGACCGTCTCGTCGGCCACCTGGCCCGCGCGAATGCCCACTGGCGACGCATCGTGGACGGCTCGCCGGCGCTCGCGATCGTGACGGGGTCGGACACCTACGTCTCGCCGAGCTGGTATGCCACGAAGGCCGAGCACGGCAAGGTCGTCCCGACGTGGAACTACTCCGTGGTCCACCTGCGCGGCAGCATCGTCGTGCACGACGACCCCGCCTGGGTGCGCGACCTCGTGACCCGGCTGACCGACCACCACGAGCAGCCGCGCGACGAGCCGTGGGCGGTCAGCGACGCCCCGGACGACTACGTCGCCAAGAACCTGCGCCCGATCGTCGGCGTCGAGCTCGTGGTCTCATCCGTCGAGGCGAAGGCCAAGCTCAGCCAGAACCGCTCTGCCGAGGACCGCGCCGGCGTCGCCCGCGGACTGGCCGCCGATGGACGGGACCCGTCGGGGCTGGTCGAGCTGTGA
- a CDS encoding PhzF family phenazine biosynthesis protein: protein MLPFRQVDVFSAEPWLGNPLAVVHDAEGVSDEQMAHVARWTNLSETTFLCAPTDDRADYRVRIWTPTGELPFAGHPTIGSAHAWLEAGGAPRDEVVVQECGAGLVDVRRSPRLGFAAPPLRRSGPVDADLRARIVRALAISDAAVQDMAWIDNGPGWVGVDLATAQAVLDVVPDIAAFTDLKVTVLGRWDAARAADLGADVEVRAFYADGRDFGEDPVTGSANAGLAQWLIDSGALPSAYTSRQGSVIGCEGRVRIEADGDQVWVSGDAVTRVVGEVDLG, encoded by the coding sequence ATGCTGCCCTTCCGACAGGTCGATGTCTTCAGCGCCGAGCCGTGGCTCGGCAACCCGCTCGCGGTCGTCCACGACGCCGAGGGCGTGAGCGACGAGCAGATGGCGCACGTCGCGCGCTGGACCAACCTGTCGGAGACGACCTTCTTGTGCGCACCCACGGATGACCGCGCCGACTACCGGGTCCGGATCTGGACGCCCACCGGTGAGCTGCCCTTCGCCGGCCACCCGACGATCGGCAGCGCCCACGCGTGGCTCGAGGCCGGGGGTGCTCCGCGGGATGAGGTGGTCGTCCAGGAGTGCGGCGCTGGCCTCGTCGACGTACGCCGCTCGCCGCGGCTCGGCTTCGCGGCGCCCCCGCTGCGTCGGTCGGGCCCGGTGGACGCCGATCTCCGCGCCCGCATCGTGCGCGCACTGGCGATCTCGGACGCCGCAGTGCAGGACATGGCCTGGATCGACAACGGGCCCGGCTGGGTCGGCGTCGACCTCGCGACCGCGCAAGCCGTCCTCGACGTCGTGCCAGACATCGCCGCCTTCACCGACCTCAAGGTGACGGTCCTCGGACGCTGGGACGCCGCGAGAGCGGCCGACCTCGGCGCGGACGTCGAGGTGCGGGCGTTCTACGCCGACGGCCGTGACTTCGGCGAGGACCCGGTCACGGGCAGCGCCAACGCCGGCCTCGCCCAGTGGCTCATCGACAGCGGCGCGCTGCCGTCGGCGTACACGTCCCGGCAGGGCTCGGTGATCGGCTGCGAGGGCCGGGTGCGGATCGAGGCCGACGGCGACCAGGTGTGGGTCTCCGGTGACGCGGTCACGCGGGTCGTCGGCGAGGTGGACCTGGGGTAG
- a CDS encoding NAD(P)H-binding protein: MRILVTGATGYVGGRLVPVLLDRGHTVRTTTSHPGREAPWWAGRVETVVMDVLDPEQVAAACQDVDAIYYLIHGMGGDDFAETDRRAARNVAAAARAHGVDRVVYLSGIVPDVPDEELSEHITSRREVEQILEGAADTVVVLRAAVLIGSGSTSFEIIRQVSERMPVHTVPRWMDSLVQPVAVVDALEALVGALHCTGPSRHFDVGGPDRMHYGELLERYTAHAGLDRSQLTVPLLPTTLVGTLVGSLTDVPRRTVEALVESLRHDMVAADDAFLELLPEGHGLMGVDEALRRSLVPATTGPEEADAMGPMPQDPVWAGGGDGRGVLARAADAVRGALPGS; this comes from the coding sequence GTGAGGATCCTCGTCACGGGAGCCACCGGCTACGTCGGCGGCCGCCTCGTCCCCGTGCTCCTCGACCGAGGTCACACGGTCCGGACGACCACCAGCCACCCGGGGCGCGAGGCGCCGTGGTGGGCAGGTCGTGTGGAGACCGTGGTGATGGACGTGCTCGATCCCGAGCAGGTGGCAGCCGCCTGCCAGGACGTGGACGCGATCTACTACCTCATCCACGGGATGGGTGGCGACGACTTCGCCGAGACCGACCGCAGGGCGGCCCGCAACGTCGCCGCTGCGGCGCGCGCCCACGGGGTCGACCGGGTCGTCTACCTCTCCGGCATCGTCCCCGACGTGCCGGACGAGGAGCTGTCGGAGCACATCACCTCCCGACGGGAGGTGGAGCAGATCCTCGAGGGGGCGGCGGACACCGTCGTCGTACTGCGCGCCGCAGTGCTCATCGGCAGCGGGTCGACGTCGTTCGAGATCATCCGTCAGGTCAGCGAACGGATGCCCGTGCACACCGTCCCCCGTTGGATGGACTCGCTGGTGCAACCCGTGGCGGTCGTGGACGCCCTGGAGGCCCTCGTCGGAGCACTCCACTGCACCGGGCCCTCGCGACACTTCGACGTCGGTGGCCCGGACCGCATGCACTACGGCGAGCTCCTCGAGAGGTACACGGCCCACGCGGGTCTCGACCGCAGCCAGCTCACCGTACCGCTGCTGCCGACAACGCTCGTCGGGACGCTGGTGGGCAGCCTCACGGATGTGCCACGTCGGACCGTCGAAGCACTGGTGGAGAGCCTGCGGCACGACATGGTCGCCGCCGACGACGCCTTCCTGGAGCTGCTTCCCGAGGGGCACGGCCTGATGGGCGTCGACGAGGCGCTGCGCCGCTCCCTCGTGCCCGCGACGACCGGTCCCGAGGAGGCGGACGCGATGGGCCCCATGCCTCAGGACCCGGTCTGGGCCGGCGGCGGCGACGGGCGCGGGGTCCTTGCCCGGGCCGCGGACGCCGTCAGGGGCGCCCTGCCCGGCTCCTGA